The window AGACTGAATGAACTGAGCATCTCATAGCTGCTAGGCGCTGGCAGTGTTGGTGTTTTGTACACGGTCAACAGCCAGGATGTGTCTCTCTGGGAAAGGTTCAAGAGCGTAGAGCCGACAAGGAGCAGAGATAACACTCCTTCCTCTTCAATGACAAGACACTCTGAGGAGATTTTAACCTGAGCAAGACTTGAGGATACATCAGCCATTGAGGTTTGAAACCTGCAGTGGTGAAAAAGTCAAATGAGTGAGGCATTAAATTTAACAGTTTGTACAACACATGGACAATTCTTCATACATGGACCAGTTTATAAACTATTGTGAATGCTGACAGCCTATATGAAGGCACGGCTCATACCTGGATAGCAGAAATGATGAGCTGACACAGTAAACTCCACTCCTGCAGGCTACATAGAGGAACTGCTTGTCATGGCTCTCAACCAGGTCTCTCACAGCACCAGGAAACTGGAGGACAGCCTgcaaaaaaagtgacagaacaCAGTAAATCTTAGAAAATGTGGAGACAGATTTTTCTTGACTCTGCAGTGTAATTGTGACACCTGATAAATGTATAATACTGTACACATCAGTTACTTACCCTGAGTTTTCTCTCCTTGGTATTGAAGACATACACCTCTTCACTGCCAGTGCAGATGTACACATCTGTCCCAAAACAGCACTTGACTTTTGTTGTGCATGACGTTGCTGAGAAGCCAAACTCTGCCAAAGTCTCAACAGCACACCTTCCTTCCATAGCCacaacagaggagaagaagaagcagaaactGTCGAGTCAGCATATATAACTCACTGTGAACACCTCTTAACTGACTGAGGTGTACGAAGAGTAATTGGTAACGCGAAATAATCCCGAACCGGTTGTTGAAGCTCTCGCAAAGTTCCGCGCGTCGCATTTTGGACCAATAACCGTCAAgaactacattacccatgatgCTGGCCGGCGGATGTGGATTTTATAATCGAAATTCCTGCTCGGCTCATTGAAGAGGATGAGAGAAACATGTTCGGACTTCTTTTGAAtacaatttaatatttattgtatatttgttcCTTCTTTTTGTTCGACATTTAGCGCCATTAGTCTTCACCATGGATGTAGTCTTGATCCCGACGCGGCGTAGCAACGTAACGAAGAAGTTACGTACAGTACGTGATCTTATCCGCCAATcaaaacagccaaaagagaaCATTCACCAAAATTTGAAAACGCCCTGTAGCTCGGTGGCTGCTTTAACTGGCGGTGATACAAACGTTGTTGACATTTAACCGTATTTAACGCTAAATACGATGGAGCCATTAAACGAAGAGgacatcaaaatgtatttttatgagCACAGGCTGAAGACTTTCGAGGGCTGGCCGTTCGACGAAGACTGCGCGTGTACCCCGCAGAACGTGAGTAAACGTTGAAACGGTTGACTTTTGCTACTGTTAGCTACCACTCGCAGGCTAACACAACAACAATTAACGTCAGctttaaaacaagacaaacactaatattcaaatgaaatacGCTGTAACCTTACCTATGGTTTAGCTGTGGGTTTAGTAGATACACTAGTTCACGGTAGTTTTCAAATCCATAACGCAAAGTCGCCTTGTCGTATTTAGTACAAAGCTTAACGCTAACAAGTCAAAGCTTTGAGCTTGTTAGCAGTAAACAAGCATTTAGCTTAAGTACCACAGTGTTGTCGCCCATATGATTATGGTAACTTAGCTCCAATTTGAGGTCAGCTAACAAAGTAACTTAGCCCCAGTTTGTGCGTCACATGTATGGGTCCAGGTGTCATCTGATAATTCGTAATTCAAAAACCGTGTTTGTCATTGTCAGAATCGAAATCTGTGTATTAGCATGTATAACTTACAACATACAATGAGTCTTTGCGTTTGCTCCCAAAAATAATAGCTttgaaataacaacaaaaaataaaaattataaatcTTGAAATgtaatattgactgtacaaagaaaatatggattgtgctatggacaaagaaatgaagtgtatgaaatatatgaaggtgacaagtgcaaaaattaaatgtgacgtgcagaaataattaaattatgtaacagtggaggttgaatacAATGTACAAGTCtggtttgatgaaatatatgaaaatgacCATTGCAGGGTTTAAACAAggaatgtgaaatgtaaagtccagtttgataacagtACAGTTAAGCTATTTAGTCCTGTGTATAGCTGCATAAATATgtgagagacacaaacaaagtATAAATGCTGTAGTTACTGTTATTATCTAGCTAGCTATTGTGTTGAAGGAGTAACGTTACCAGCGTACCTGAGCTTCAAGGCACAGAGTTGACACAACTAGGGATGCACGTAATGCTTAGTTTCATTATTGACTAATCTTTTAGTCTACTAggttaatctataaaatgtcaatgtgaattgactaatcatttccacatataaatacaaaaccttttttatttgcatgtcTGTTCATTTGTTTCATCAGATGGCCAAAGCTGGCTTCATCCACACCCCATCAGAGAACAGCCCAGACATCGCTATGTGTTTCTTCTGCCTCAAAGAGCTGGAGGGCTGGGAGCCAGAGGATGACCCAGAGTAAGACGACCATATTACTGGGTGCAGGagccaaaacacaaataaaaggaCAAGAGATTTGTGCTGCTTAAATACTTTGTCATTAAAGTTCCTTTCAATTTTCTAATTAGTCTAATTCTCTTGGGAAATAGGGGAAAGGTGAAATAACAACAAgctataaatacaaacacagtagtAAAGCAGATTGTAAAGTACGGTGGTCTTACATTTATTATCAGTATATGCATGTAAGGCCAAACCGAGATGATGTCTGCTAATCACAatatcatcagggttattttctcagactttagaaagttcctccagagccacagaagacatgaCTCATCTAATATCTTAAAACTAATTGGTCAACTCCGTGTTCAAATTAGcacaaaatgattcatgtaaacacatttatttaaggCAGCTAGATATCTCTTGATCCTGGGACATTTTCCCATCTTTCCTGAGCAGGAGACCTGGTGATAAAGAAATAcaactataaacaaaataaccAAAGTTCTTTCACGATTAAAAagactattattactattattattagtgtaGAGAAGCCCATTagtgtttgcttttttcttttttttttgctgtccaTTTTTGAGGCCATAGTTTAGAATATTTTTAATCACGTAAGTGTACTAAAAGCCAGTGtagaaaaaacacagcagcgCATTTTGCATGGCACGATGTCCGTTTCCTCCATGTGTTCCCAATTTGCATGTAACCCTTGTTAAGTCCCTCATCACTCTCTCTTGTTTTGTTGCCAGAAAGGAGCACAAATCTCACTCGCCGTCCTGTCACTTCATCACCCTGAAGAAAAAAGTGGAAGAGCTGACTGTGGAAGAGTTCGTCAAACTACAGAAGGAGAGACACAAGTTCATCACTGTATGTTCCTCAGAGGACACCTCACTTCCAAATTATTGACTTGCATAATGCTagatgtaatcattcctcttgttcatactggctattaaaagatctcctccaaatgcccttacagtgtaagtgatcgGGACAAAGTCCACAGCTGTTGTTTTAGgggaaaaaattatttaaaggtTTTTCTGAAAATAATATGAGGCTCCAGCCATCTGTGTTAGTCAAatgaagtggatatcttccagaGTTAGTCTttctagttaaaaaaaaaatcccctctgTGTCtcgatggacagtgttttcctggtCAGTTGCAGTTGgaggattgtaacaaaaagagggaatttagcactaaaaagacagtaactttgaaggATATTGACTTGATCTCACTAATTTGGACGAGTGAAGcctttcagataaacttttaaatacatttatgcacagcaggattgtggattttgtcccccatcattcACATTGTAAGTTCATTATAAAGGAATCTGATGaccagtatgagcaggaggaatgattacagcaagaaaaacatgtgtcagtgtcCGTTTGGGCatatgactgttgttttaggacagacttggaaaaattgtgaacctatcctttaattgtACAAGCCAGATTAAAGAATGAGcttgtcagtattttttttctagtcatctctcttgtcttttaccttttttttttcacctttttattttacagcttgACAAAAGTCTACAAATTATCCATTTCTAAGTTCCTGTGAGAGCACAAGACCTTTGCTTTATGTCTGATCCATGTATCCTTTCTCCCACTTACAGAACAAATCCTGTAAAGAGGCCATCACCAAGTTTGAAGATGCAGCCAAATTGAGAAGAGGTGATATTATCAAGACAGCCATGGGTGAAGAGTGACacaagaaaagacacaaatttGTGgtctctcatgtctgtatgtctaCTTTTTTCATGtagtctgtttttattcattaaacatattattcttattttcccTATATTggattgttgttgttattattattattattattagttaaagcccccctccactcagaaatgtgttaTGTTGGATGTCCTTTGACACTTTGACACTTTGCATATCTTAAAATCTGCACCTCCCTACCTTTCCAACCATTTtaatccattaaaaaaacaaccactcCCACAACACTAGAAGCAGTCTAACAAATATTATTCCTAtgagatttaaaacatgttttgggaaaaatacatttttatacacagCTTCATGTCATTGGAACAAGCTGCCTCTCTCACTCAAGCTAAACCCTGTTGTGAGGAGTTTTAAATCAGATCTCAATCATTTTTAGATGTACAATTGCTtcatgttttactgtgtttgggttttttaaGTCTAACGTCATTCTTGTTTGGCACTTATTCAATCTTCCATCTTGTGCTCCAATAgaggaccacaatggaaataagccttactgctttttttgtgtattttagtccttgacaattttaaaaatcttactTGGAGTCTGTCTTTGTGATCAGCCTGTCATTTATGTGTATACATCTATTGAGAGTGAAATTTTACTAACATGCAGCATCTAGTTGAGTCTGGAAATAATGTGAGAAAGCTATACAACCCATACACTGTAAAGGTTTGGAtctattattttgtttcttttattgcatctttacaataaaactaactttacttttttattttaaaagcccCAGACTAATAATTTTGATTGTTGTATCCAGTGTTGCTCATTTACCAACCTGTAAACTCCGTTGTCTTCTCCCGCCATGTCTTgcatataaatgtgtgtgtgcgcctccCGAGTAAAATCAAGTCCCACCCAGACAGAAACTGCTTGCTCTGGCGGAAGGTTGTATCTCTCTGTGCAGCTCTGTGACTTGATTGAAGGATAAGTTcatcttttatatatttaatttatcacTGCTTCGACAAGAAAGCTTTCGGATAGAATAGAGAGACGAAAACATTGacgtgtgtttatttatttcgcAACTTCTAATGAGCGCGTAAACGTTTTGGAAAGACTGGATTTCGCGTTACGCATGAGTTAAATCTTCACCTGTACAGGATGAGGGTAACTTTTGGCTGTCTGGTGATCGCAGCCGGTATCTGCGGTGCTCTAAGCTTCGCTTTTTTGGCTGCTTCCCTCGGAACCGAGTACTGGTACATCATAGAGATGAATCCAGTCAACATGAGCGACTTTGAGGACATGAGCTCCCACTCGGGACTGTGGAGCATCAACGAAGGTAGGGGACTCATTCGTAACTTTCATAATGATTGAGTTTTCCGTGCCATTTCAGCACCCCGCTGTCTTTAATAACCCAATtagtgatgaagatgaagtgTCAACTATGTGTGTAATTCAGGTGCTTTTTCTCCGTTT is drawn from Thunnus thynnus chromosome 20, fThuThy2.1, whole genome shotgun sequence and contains these coding sequences:
- the birc5a gene encoding baculoviral IAP repeat-containing protein 5a → MEPLNEEDIKMYFYEHRLKTFEGWPFDEDCACTPQNMAKAGFIHTPSENSPDIAMCFFCLKELEGWEPEDDPEKEHKSHSPSCHFITLKKKVEELTVEEFVKLQKERHKFITNKSCKEAITKFEDAAKLRRGDIIKTAMGEE